The region CAGGGAGATATAAACATCACTATAGAAAGCAACTCAATCGTCATCCAGCAGGAAAAAACTAAAGGAGCTTTTCCAGTCATTGTCGCTGAAGATTTTCCGTTGCCGCCCGTACTTAAGGAAGAAGCACAGGATGTGAAGCCTGAATTCTTACTTAATAATCTTCCGTTCCTCCTTTTTACCGCCTCGAGCGATGACGCCAGACCGGTTTTGACTGGGATAAACTTTGTTGCTTCTGAGGAAGATCTTACTCTTGTTGCGACAGACGGCTTCAGACTTTCTTTGGTAAAAGAAAAAAGAAAAGGAACGTTTTCATCCATGATTATTCCGGCCGATTTTTTGAAAGAGGTTATCAGATATGTCAGAGATGCAAAAACAGTATCTTTCACCTATTCCGAAAAAGAACACTTAGTATTGTTTAAAGTCGGAGAAACGGAGTTTTACTCACGTCTTATTGACGGAGAGTTTCCTCCCTACGAACGTGTCATCCCGGAAGAAAAGAAAGCAACAGCAGTTCTAAAAAAAGAGGATTTACTGAGAAATACGAAGCTTATTTCAATTTTTGCACGCGAATACTCGAACGTTATTATCTACGATTTCTCAAAAGACGGACTTGTTCTGTCTCCGAAAAAAGAAGCAAATGCGGACAACACAACTACGCAGGATATATCGTTTGACGGTGATCAAATCCGGGTTGCATTTAATTATAAGTATGTTGTAGATTTCCTCAATCATATCGATGCAGAAGAAATCGAAGTTGAACTGTTGAGATCAGATGCTCCGGTTGTCTTTAAAATTCCGAAGAACAATTCTTTTATTCATATTATTATGCCGGTGCGCATACAGGAAGGATAATACTGTATAATAACTAATACATATATTATGGACGCAAAAGATAAAACATTTATCGTAATTTCTCCCCGTTCCATTGCGCTTTTCACCCTGATTCCCCTGGCTCTGTATTTACTTTGGTCTGTTCGTGATATTCTGTTTTCCCTTCTTATCGCATTTATTATCATGAGTTCGCTGCGGCCGGGTGTTAACTATTTCGTCTCGAAAAAAGTACCGAGAGGTCTTTCTATCGGATTGGTTTTTTCGGCATTTATTTTGTTTTTTCTGTCTCTGATCTCAATTATTATCCCTCCGATTGTATATGAAACAACCAATTTGATAAGAAGCCTTCCGTTTATCCTGGAAGAAGTGGCACCGTCGCTGGAAGAGTATGTTGATTTATCTAACGCTACTTCATATATCCCGAATCTTACGAACAACCTGTTCGGTTTTATATCAGGACTCTTTTCTAACACTCTTTTTGTTATTGCAACACTCTTTTTTAGTCTTTATTTTTTGATTGAGGAAAATCTGGTGAATAAGTTCCTTCATCGGTATATCTCAAAAGACCGTGCCGATAAA is a window of Candidatus Roizmanbacteria bacterium DNA encoding:
- a CDS encoding AI-2E family transporter, which translates into the protein MDAKDKTFIVISPRSIALFTLIPLALYLLWSVRDILFSLLIAFIIMSSLRPGVNYFVSKKVPRGLSIGLVFSAFILFFLSLISIIIPPIVYETTNLIRSLPFILEEVAPSLEEYVDLSNATSYIPNLTNNLFGFISGLFSNTLFVIATLFFSLYFLIEENLVNKFLHRYISKDRADKISATFSKAEMRMSSWFWGEITLMTVVGVLTYLGLVLIGVKYALPLAVLAGLLEVVPNIGPVISSIPAIIIGFSSSYFAGFSALALYIVVQQLENNLIVPMIMKKAVGINPILTLLALLLGGRMGGVLGVLLAIPILLFTETIVQEYLHPHIAKQRDQQPA
- the dnaN gene encoding DNA polymerase III subunit beta; protein product: MKFTIDKDIFFNQINTVQKFTSDRLNTSAALQGVYIHIEKKKIHFYATDLNTYCHTSSDLSADESIDLIIEPKKILEFVQFLQQGDINITIESNSIVIQQEKTKGAFPVIVAEDFPLPPVLKEEAQDVKPEFLLNNLPFLLFTASSDDARPVLTGINFVASEEDLTLVATDGFRLSLVKEKRKGTFSSMIIPADFLKEVIRYVRDAKTVSFTYSEKEHLVLFKVGETEFYSRLIDGEFPPYERVIPEEKKATAVLKKEDLLRNTKLISIFAREYSNVIIYDFSKDGLVLSPKKEANADNTTTQDISFDGDQIRVAFNYKYVVDFLNHIDAEEIEVELLRSDAPVVFKIPKNNSFIHIIMPVRIQEG